In a genomic window of Shouchella clausii:
- a CDS encoding MBL fold metallo-hydrolase — translation MYTQIPLGPLQTNAYVLYNEEKEAVLFDPGGDGAAFVNWIREQKLTPQAILLTHAHFDHIGALEEVRQAFACPVYLHDAEKQWLLDPVKNGSARMGREPIKTKPADHLLKDEGTLKVGSFSFKLFHTPGHSPGSVSYYVADENIVFSGDALFQQGIGRTDLFGGNHELLLQSIHNKLLTLPEETIVASGHGPLTTIGQEMDHNPFLNGY, via the coding sequence ATGTATACACAAATTCCCCTTGGCCCTTTACAAACAAATGCCTATGTCCTCTACAACGAGGAGAAAGAGGCTGTACTGTTTGACCCAGGCGGCGACGGAGCTGCGTTTGTCAACTGGATACGCGAACAAAAATTAACACCACAGGCGATTTTGCTTACACATGCTCATTTTGACCACATTGGCGCACTAGAAGAAGTCAGACAAGCATTTGCCTGTCCTGTCTATCTTCATGACGCAGAAAAACAATGGCTTTTAGACCCTGTGAAAAATGGTTCAGCTCGAATGGGAAGAGAGCCGATTAAAACAAAGCCTGCAGATCACTTGCTCAAGGACGAAGGCACGCTGAAAGTCGGTTCTTTTTCTTTCAAGCTTTTTCATACGCCTGGCCATTCTCCTGGGAGCGTGTCTTACTATGTTGCTGATGAAAACATTGTCTTTTCTGGCGACGCCCTCTTTCAACAAGGAATTGGCCGAACCGACCTTTTCGGCGGCAACCACGAACTATTATTGCAAAGCATACACAACAAACTGCTAACACTCCCAGAAGAAACCATTGTCGCTTCTGGACATGGGCCGTTGACAACGATTGGCCAAGAAATGGACCACAATCCGTTTCTGAACGGCTATTAA
- a CDS encoding YqhG family protein, which produces MRPPDIHQYLRRYFLANDSPILEESPSHLKVQLSVELDKELMNRPFYWHYLEKTGGVPNPMTLTLITDNNRCPENIKGEPVHFGSVRLAQIFQSAKKLGAFVRMYEQKQPVGQSSHPLHPWLCMNANVAFQCDRKKDVLLSLGLNLIHGQIVPQFFERLESLTLTPKIPDYCFTLSPMIRVESGMKRLQKMIRTFAEQEPKDWAKSAMERWESDDALLEAFYEQEEDKPESYVAEKQALKELYEPRINVSLVNGGIFYLHQQMFH; this is translated from the coding sequence ATGAGACCGCCTGATATCCATCAATATTTGCGTCGTTACTTTCTTGCAAATGACAGTCCGATTCTAGAAGAATCGCCAAGTCACCTGAAAGTCCAGCTCTCGGTTGAGCTGGATAAAGAGCTGATGAACCGCCCTTTTTACTGGCATTATTTAGAAAAGACTGGCGGTGTGCCAAATCCGATGACGTTAACACTCATTACGGACAACAACCGCTGTCCAGAAAACATTAAAGGCGAACCGGTTCATTTTGGTTCAGTCCGGTTAGCACAAATTTTCCAATCGGCCAAAAAACTTGGCGCATTCGTCCGTATGTATGAACAAAAACAGCCTGTAGGGCAAAGCTCACATCCTTTACATCCATGGCTTTGTATGAATGCCAACGTGGCGTTTCAATGCGACCGCAAAAAAGATGTCTTGCTTTCGCTTGGCTTAAACCTCATCCACGGACAAATTGTGCCACAGTTTTTTGAAAGGCTTGAGTCTCTAACACTCACACCCAAAATCCCAGATTATTGTTTTACATTATCACCAATGATTCGGGTCGAGTCAGGAATGAAGCGCCTGCAAAAAATGATTCGTACGTTTGCTGAGCAAGAACCAAAGGATTGGGCGAAATCGGCAATGGAGCGTTGGGAAAGCGATGATGCATTGCTTGAAGCTTTTTATGAGCAAGAAGAAGACAAACCAGAAAGCTACGTCGCTGAGAAACAAGCGTTAAAAGAATTATATGAACCGAGAATCAATGTGTCTCTCGTCAATGGCGGCATCTTTTATTTACATCAGCAAATGTTCCATTAA
- a CDS encoding DUF2759 family protein: protein MVLAILFLLIAILSVFGGIVSVKRKNFFAAGFSGVAVIVFGFFSIATLYAIIFQGTGVPLE, encoded by the coding sequence ATGGTTTTAGCCATCTTGTTTCTCTTAATCGCCATTCTGTCTGTCTTTGGCGGAATTGTGAGCGTAAAAAGGAAAAATTTCTTTGCTGCTGGCTTTAGTGGCGTGGCTGTTATCGTATTTGGATTTTTTTCAATTGCAACATTGTACGCGATTATTTTTCAAGGCACCGGCGTACCTCTCGAATAA